In Juglans microcarpa x Juglans regia isolate MS1-56 chromosome 4S, Jm3101_v1.0, whole genome shotgun sequence, a single window of DNA contains:
- the LOC121261860 gene encoding serine/threonine-protein kinase ZRK1-like isoform X1 translates to MLGKVEREKAFVENGSVLLEKLIASCNSRCIPIRSFSIEELLKATNNFDPHLLFREDGSYQWYNGSLEGRLISVKKYRKIGYAKELDFPFTDLVICAKMCAHKNVLKLIGCCLETPSPVLVYESAENGTLSDRIYASKPQARPMPWQCKLKVAREIAHAIAYLHTAFSRPIIHRDIKPHNIFFDQRDIPKLSDFSISVAIPEGEFEVEDDILGAYGFICPRYAVTGVVTEKSDVYSFGTLLLELVTGKTFMDLYQTASGFKNFEDYIRENIVKTIVESAIQAGEGEAGLEQQLQASLQLALICRDENPEFRPTMIDVSKELRRIERSIT, encoded by the coding sequence ATGCTCGgaaaagtagagagagagaaggcatTTGTGGAGAATGGAAGCGTATTACTGGAGAAGTTAATTGCCTCTTGTAATAGCAGGTGTATTCCCATCCGTAGCTTCTCCATCGAAGAGCTTCTGAAGGCCACGAACAACTTCGATCCTCACCTTCTTTTTCGCGAAGATGGGTCGTATCAATGGTACAATGGGTCTCTCGAAGGTAGACTCATTTCCGTTAAGAAGTACAGAAAGATTGGATACGCAAAAGAACTGGACTTTCCCTTCACCGATTTGGTTATCTGTGCAAAGATGTGTGCCCACAAGAATGTTCTTAAGCTCATAGGATGCTGTCTTGAGACTCCATCTCCCGTTTTAGTCTACGAATCTGCTGAAAATGGAACCCTTTCCGATCGAATTTATGCCTCTAAACCACAAGCTCGACCTATGCCATGGCAGTGCAAGCTAAAGGTTGCAAGGGAGATTGCTCATGCTATTGCATATCTCCACACTGCCTTCTCCAGACCCATTATTCATAGGGATATAAAACCACACAACATCTTCTTTGACCAACGTGACATTCCCAAACTAtctgatttttcaatttctgttGCAATCCCAGAGGGTGAATTTGAGGTGGAAGACGATATTCTTGGGGCTTATGGTTTCATATGCCCCAGGTATGCTGTTACGGGCGTTGTGACGGAAAAAAGCGATGTCTATAGCTTTGGAACGCTTCTGTTGGAGCTTGTAACTGGAAAAACTTTCATGGATCTATACCAAACAGCTTCTGGTTTTAAGAACTTTGAAGACTACATAAGAGAAAACATTGTAAAGACGATTGTCGAATCTGCAATCCAGGCAGGGGAAGGAGAAGCTGGTCTGGAGCAGCAATTGCAAGCCTCACTGCAGCTTGCCCTGATATGCAGAGATGAGAATCCAGAGTTTAGGCCAACCATGATTGATGTTTCAAAAGAACTAAGACGGATTGAGAGGTccattacataa
- the LOC121261860 gene encoding serine/threonine-protein kinase ZRK1-like isoform X2 — protein MLGKVEREKAFVENGSVLLEKLIASCNSRCIPIRSFSIEELLKATNNFDPHLLFREDGSYQWYNGSLEGRLISVKKYRKIGYAKELDFPFTDLVICAKMCAHKNVLKLIGCCLETPSPVLVYESAENGTLSDRIYASKPQARPMPWQCKLKVAREIAHAIAYLHTAFSRPIIHRDIKPHNIFFDQRDIPKLSDFSISVAIPEGEFEVEDDILGAYGFICPRYAVTGVVTEKSDVYSFGTLLLELVTGKTFMDLYQTASGFKNFEDYIRENIVKTIVESAIQAGEGEAGLEQQLQASLQLALICRDENPEFRPTMIDVSKELRRIERSIP, from the coding sequence ATGCTCGgaaaagtagagagagagaaggcatTTGTGGAGAATGGAAGCGTATTACTGGAGAAGTTAATTGCCTCTTGTAATAGCAGGTGTATTCCCATCCGTAGCTTCTCCATCGAAGAGCTTCTGAAGGCCACGAACAACTTCGATCCTCACCTTCTTTTTCGCGAAGATGGGTCGTATCAATGGTACAATGGGTCTCTCGAAGGTAGACTCATTTCCGTTAAGAAGTACAGAAAGATTGGATACGCAAAAGAACTGGACTTTCCCTTCACCGATTTGGTTATCTGTGCAAAGATGTGTGCCCACAAGAATGTTCTTAAGCTCATAGGATGCTGTCTTGAGACTCCATCTCCCGTTTTAGTCTACGAATCTGCTGAAAATGGAACCCTTTCCGATCGAATTTATGCCTCTAAACCACAAGCTCGACCTATGCCATGGCAGTGCAAGCTAAAGGTTGCAAGGGAGATTGCTCATGCTATTGCATATCTCCACACTGCCTTCTCCAGACCCATTATTCATAGGGATATAAAACCACACAACATCTTCTTTGACCAACGTGACATTCCCAAACTAtctgatttttcaatttctgttGCAATCCCAGAGGGTGAATTTGAGGTGGAAGACGATATTCTTGGGGCTTATGGTTTCATATGCCCCAGGTATGCTGTTACGGGCGTTGTGACGGAAAAAAGCGATGTCTATAGCTTTGGAACGCTTCTGTTGGAGCTTGTAACTGGAAAAACTTTCATGGATCTATACCAAACAGCTTCTGGTTTTAAGAACTTTGAAGACTACATAAGAGAAAACATTGTAAAGACGATTGTCGAATCTGCAATCCAGGCAGGGGAAGGAGAAGCTGGTCTGGAGCAGCAATTGCAAGCCTCACTGCAGCTTGCCCTGATATGCAGAGATGAGAATCCAGAGTTTAGGCCAACCATGATTGATGTTTCAAAAGAACTAAGACGGATTGAGAG